Proteins encoded in a region of the Dreissena polymorpha isolate Duluth1 chromosome 6, UMN_Dpol_1.0, whole genome shotgun sequence genome:
- the LOC127835101 gene encoding uncharacterized protein LOC127835101 isoform X3, with product MATGGLQESNRGKASDFFGECAITQSCEPCMKANIAKTATVLCKDCNEYLCETCRHPHIIYKGGKHGVISIQDKESSTVVVNMKEMDKCSQHGKGFEFYCEDHCKLCCTTCVIEHRKCEKLDEIASISGQKGLQLHGLKKSLFKLKSDADAIVAEFKQSEDDLNASVANVSKDIDEMKDRLIKLFDDAKRELLTEANTLKSEEVKRLSMMQSVTSKVMEEINQLLSMCSSIADHGTPQQMFILSKQVEKKNKMIESKINEQRKTQVSSKVTLAYTGELSSILEMGTKFMKVNLERRGNPSSISSLSQSRPVTLELIVSLNLTKSEDNKGEPLISGLDFLPDGRLVALDNNNKKCMILNEGLRRLGTPYRFRPSPHAVAVVSNSEIVVSGSECLLFLSVSSDNVISLTRQIKTSTFLSICCKTPTQMVVSTIDDICNVRMISVDGVETDFQQVEFPKKTYKLGDSFSTYVQSKNTLVLIDRRAHTVYVYDTVNGTSRAVTNGNIQVPSGACVGPGDTVMVCSENMNSVVQLTADGDFLCTYPVDMKFPRSICVSRDKTRLAVSNCVIGDRKLQLYKILPTLNN from the exons ATGGCGACAGGCGGACTACAGGAATCAAACCGAGGCAAAGCAAGCGACTTTTTTGGAGAGTGTGCCATTACACAATCTTGCGAACCATGTATGAAAGCCAACATAGCGAAAACAGCTACTGTTTTGTGCAAGGATTGCAACGAGTATTTGTGTGAAACTTGCAGACATCCACACATCATTTATAAAGGAGGGAAGCATGGTGTGATCAGTATTCAGGACAAGGAATCGTCTACTGTGGTAGTGAACATGAAAGAAATGGACAAATGTTCGCAGCACGGTAAGGGATTCGAGTTTTACTGTGAAGATCATTGTAAGCTCTGCTGCACTACATGTGTTATCGAACACCGAAAGTGTGAAAAATTGGATGAAATAGCTAGCATTTCCGGACAGAAAGGACTACAGCTACACGGATTGAAAAAGTCCTTGTTTAAATTGAAATCCGATGCTGACGCTATTGTTGCCGAATTTAAGCAGTCAGAAGACGACTTGAATGCATCAGTTGCGAACGTATCGAAAGATATCGACGAAATGAAAGATCGTCTGATAAAACTCTTTGACGATGCGAAACGTGAATTGCTTACCGAAGCAAACACTTTAAAGAGTGAAGAGGTGAAGAGACTTAGTATGATGCAATCTGTCACTTCAAAAGTTATGGaagaaataaatcaattattgtcAATGTGCTCGTCTATTGCAGACCACGGTACACCTcagcaaatgtttatattatcGAAACAGGTTGagaagaaaaataaaatgatcGAATCTAAAATAAACGAACAACGAAAGACGCAAGTTTCATCAAAAGTGACATTGGCGTATACGGGAGAGCTGTCGTCGATTCTTGAAATGGGAACGAAATTTATGAAAGTGAATTTGGAACGAAGAg GAAATCCCAGTTCCATCAGTTCACTATCCCAGTCGAGGCCAGTCACCCTGGAGCTGATCGTTTCATTGAATCTAACAAAGTCTGAAGATAATAAAGGCGAACCTTTGATCTCTGGACTAGATTTCCTGCCGGACGGAAGACTGGTAGCTTTggataacaataacaagaaatgtATGATACTGAACGAGGGGCTGAGGAGACTCGGAACACCATACAGGTTCAGGCCATCGCCACACGCTGTAGCAGTTGTGTCTAATAGTGAAATAGTAGTGTCAGGTTCtgaatgtttactttttttatcaGTGAGTTCAGACAATGTCATCAGTCTGACTAGGCAAATTAAAACATCGACATTCTTATCTATATGCTGCAAGACGCCAACACAAATGGTCGTGAGTACGATCGATGATATCTGTAATGTTAGAATGATATCTGTGGACGGAGTTGAGACTGACTTTCAGCAAGTGGAGTTTCCAAAGAAGACTTATAAATTAGGTGATAGTTTTAGTACGTATGTTCAGTCCAAGAACACGTTAGTGCTGATTGACAGGCGAGCTCACACAGTGTACGTGTACGACACCGTGAATGGCACGTCTAGAGCAGTTACTAATGGGAACATACAGGTACCAAGTGGTGCTTGTGTTGGACCAGGTGATACGGTCATGGTGTGCAGCGAAAATATGAACTCCGTTGTGCAACTGACTGCAGATGGTGACTTCCTGTGTACATACCCCGTGGATATGAAGTTCCCTCGCAGCATATGTGTGTCTAGGGATAAGACTAGGCTGGCGGTGTCCAACTGCGTTATTGGTGACAGAAAACTTCAGCTATATAAAATACTACCCACACTCAATAACTAG